A region from the Mucilaginibacter sp. CSA2-8R genome encodes:
- a CDS encoding CocE/NonD family hydrolase, translating to MKKLACFILAFVMANTFVFAQQSDYAKEHYTKKEVYITMRDGVKLFTSIYTPKDASAQKKYPVIMQRTCYSVAPYGADKYPARLGPSELMMKEGYIVVYQDVRGRWKSEGNWTNMTPVIDNKKSKKDVDEGSDTYDTVDWLVKNAPYNNGRVGQWGISYPGFYTAAGILANHPALKASSPQAPISDFWFDDFHHNGALLESYFFTYPVFGVQKKDTTSKAWYADQNIKTNTRDGYQFLLDMGPLSNADKYYKDNFYWQETVNHPNYDEFWQKRDLLRHYKKVLPAVMLVGGWYDAEDLRGPLAIFKTINQKDPSAYNTIVMGPFGHGRWSRETGHTLHSNVYFGDSIATFYQKNIEAKFFNHFLKGKGDKNTDLPKAYMYNTGKKEWETFSQWPVATASHQKLFLGADGKLPMSQPTAAASTSFISDPLKPVPYTEDNTTTMGFTPHNYMSEDQRFAGRRPDVLVFQTDVLQNEVTLGGEIMAHLKVATTGTDADWIVKLIDVYPPDEPNHAYMPNKNIILSNYQQMVRSEIMPGRFRNSFEKPEAFVPNQKASVDVKLQDVLHTFKKGHRIMVQVQSTAFPLFARNPQKFVPNPYKATEADYIKATHTVFNDSYVDVEVLK from the coding sequence ATGAAAAAACTTGCCTGCTTTATACTGGCTTTTGTTATGGCAAACACTTTTGTTTTTGCACAGCAAAGCGATTACGCCAAAGAGCATTACACCAAAAAAGAGGTATACATCACCATGCGCGATGGTGTAAAACTTTTTACCTCCATTTATACCCCCAAAGATGCCTCTGCGCAAAAAAAGTATCCTGTTATTATGCAGCGCACCTGCTACAGCGTAGCGCCCTACGGTGCTGATAAATATCCCGCTCGCTTAGGCCCGTCAGAACTGATGATGAAAGAAGGTTATATTGTGGTATACCAGGACGTACGGGGCCGCTGGAAAAGCGAAGGCAACTGGACCAACATGACACCGGTGATTGATAATAAAAAGAGCAAAAAAGATGTAGACGAAGGCTCTGATACTTACGATACTGTTGACTGGCTGGTAAAAAATGCTCCTTATAACAACGGCCGTGTAGGGCAGTGGGGTATCTCTTATCCGGGCTTTTATACGGCAGCCGGCATATTGGCTAATCACCCGGCTTTAAAAGCTTCATCACCGCAGGCACCAATATCCGATTTTTGGTTTGATGATTTTCATCATAACGGCGCATTGCTGGAGTCGTACTTTTTTACTTATCCGGTTTTTGGCGTGCAGAAAAAAGATACCACTTCTAAAGCATGGTATGCCGACCAGAACATCAAAACCAATACCCGCGACGGCTACCAGTTTTTACTGGACATGGGCCCTTTAAGCAACGCAGACAAGTATTATAAAGATAACTTTTACTGGCAGGAAACTGTGAACCACCCTAATTACGACGAGTTTTGGCAAAAACGCGATTTACTGCGCCACTACAAAAAGGTACTGCCTGCCGTAATGCTGGTAGGCGGCTGGTACGATGCCGAGGACTTACGTGGCCCGCTGGCTATTTTCAAGACCATTAATCAGAAAGATCCATCGGCTTACAACACTATCGTAATGGGGCCTTTCGGCCACGGGCGCTGGTCGCGCGAGACGGGGCATACCCTGCATAGCAATGTATACTTTGGCGATAGCATTGCTACATTTTACCAAAAGAATATCGAGGCTAAATTTTTCAACCACTTTTTGAAAGGTAAAGGCGACAAAAACACTGATTTGCCAAAAGCTTACATGTACAATACCGGCAAAAAAGAATGGGAAACTTTTAGCCAATGGCCTGTAGCTACGGCATCACACCAAAAATTATTTTTGGGAGCAGATGGCAAGCTGCCCATGAGTCAGCCTACAGCTGCCGCCTCAACTTCGTTTATCAGCGACCCGTTAAAACCGGTTCCGTACACTGAAGATAATACCACTACCATGGGCTTTACGCCTCACAATTACATGAGCGAGGACCAGCGCTTTGCCGGTCGCCGTCCGGATGTACTGGTATTCCAGACTGATGTACTGCAAAACGAGGTAACTTTAGGCGGCGAAATTATGGCGCATTTAAAAGTGGCAACTACCGGTACCGATGCCGACTGGATAGTTAAACTGATTGATGTGTACCCGCCAGATGAGCCGAATCATGCCTACATGCCTAATAAAAACATCATACTGAGCAATTACCAGCAAATGGTACGTTCGGAAATTATGCCGGGCCGTTTCCGCAACAGCTTTGAAAAACCAGAAGCTTTTGTACCTAACCAAAAAGCCAGCGTAGATGTAAAATTGCAAGATGTGCTGCACACCTTTAAAAAAGGGCACCGCATTATGGTGCAGGTACAAAGCACTGCCTTTCCGCTGTTTGCCCGTAACCCTCAAAAGTTTGTACCCAACCCTTACAAAGCAACAGAGGCTGATTACATTAAAGCCACCCATACCGTTTTCAACGACAGCTATGTTGATGTAGAAGTGTTAAAATAG
- a CDS encoding nuclear transport factor 2 family protein, with the protein MKKSILLILFALFTPAVFAQSGEQEAVKKVVNNLFTAMRTNDTVSLKSVFAPDMVLQSVMNKRDGNVGLVTEKAVAFIKSVGTPHKEVYDERIVITDVKIDGPLASVWAPYKFYIGNTFSHCGVDVFQLMKTAEGWKIIYIVDTRRKDNCVE; encoded by the coding sequence ATGAAAAAATCAATTCTGCTGATATTATTCGCTTTGTTTACCCCGGCAGTATTTGCCCAGTCGGGTGAGCAGGAGGCTGTTAAAAAGGTGGTAAATAATCTGTTTACTGCCATGCGCACCAACGATACCGTTTCACTTAAATCGGTTTTTGCGCCGGATATGGTTTTGCAAAGCGTGATGAATAAGCGCGACGGCAATGTAGGTTTGGTTACCGAAAAAGCGGTTGCTTTTATTAAATCGGTAGGCACACCACACAAAGAGGTTTACGACGAACGCATCGTCATTACCGATGTGAAAATTGATGGTCCACTGGCGAGTGTTTGGGCGCCGTACAAGTTTTATATAGGCAATACCTTCAGCCATTGTGGTGTTGACGTATTTCAGTTAATGAAAACAGCTGAAGGCTGGAAAATTATTTACATTGTTGACACCCGGCGTAAGGATAATTGTGTAGAGTAA
- a CDS encoding tail fiber domain-containing protein translates to MKTPNYIALLFAVVLFSVTAKAQTTVSENELKTNVTPLTSSLSYVNRLQPISFQYNTQMAKGAKLPGGTQYGFNTANMQSVLPAVVRTESVMYPAGKNQYRSVDVTKVDMQSLVPVLLGAIQEQQQQIEMLKAEVQSLKQSRATNTSAALGQ, encoded by the coding sequence ATGAAAACTCCAAATTATATAGCACTGCTTTTTGCAGTGGTTTTATTTAGCGTTACTGCTAAAGCTCAAACTACCGTATCAGAAAACGAATTGAAAACCAATGTTACGCCCTTAACCAGTTCGTTAAGCTATGTTAATCGCTTACAGCCAATCTCTTTTCAGTACAATACACAAATGGCTAAAGGTGCCAAATTACCGGGCGGGACTCAATACGGTTTTAACACCGCTAACATGCAGTCAGTATTGCCAGCCGTAGTTAGAACCGAAAGCGTAATGTACCCTGCCGGTAAAAACCAGTACCGCTCGGTCGATGTAACCAAAGTAGATATGCAAAGCCTGGTACCGGTATTATTGGGCGCTATACAAGAGCAGCAACAGCAAATAGAAATGCTGAAAGCCGAAGTACAGTCGCTAAAACAAAGCCGCGCAACCAATACATCTGCTGCTTTAGGGCAATAA
- a CDS encoding DUF2157 domain-containing protein has protein sequence MKLNLDKQESEFLNRVIAHWEKENMLSAEQAQTLRNSAEVKGFDWMRLAKYSFWVALVCGAIAVGSLIISDKVINWIKSLYYTPDIFISVGAGLLASGAFYLGRYRQKRYPERVFSNEATIFTGILFTACCIAYLGKAFDNGSGHYSLLFLLSVFVYGFLGWKLNSRLIWLFALVSLGSWFGTETGYQTKWSYYFLGMNYPLRFVLFGLVLLAACYILKGRKWIAQFWELTYVVGLLYLFVSLWLMSIFGNYGQLEDWLQVKQISLYYWGLIAMAVAAGFTFYGLKTKDAIAREFGITFVLIFIYTKYFEYLWSHIPYTLFFAILAASFWLIGRRAERIWNLNT, from the coding sequence ATGAAGCTTAATCTCGATAAACAGGAAAGTGAATTTTTGAACCGGGTGATTGCGCACTGGGAAAAGGAAAATATGCTTTCTGCAGAACAGGCGCAAACCCTGCGCAATTCGGCCGAGGTGAAGGGCTTTGATTGGATGCGTCTGGCAAAATACTCTTTTTGGGTAGCTCTGGTGTGCGGTGCTATTGCTGTTGGGTCACTCATCATTAGCGATAAAGTAATTAATTGGATAAAAAGCCTGTATTATACACCCGATATCTTTATAAGTGTAGGGGCTGGGCTGTTGGCTTCTGGTGCGTTTTACCTGGGCCGTTACCGCCAAAAACGGTACCCGGAGCGGGTGTTTAGTAATGAGGCTACCATTTTTACAGGCATCTTGTTTACAGCCTGCTGTATAGCATACCTGGGTAAGGCGTTTGATAACGGTTCAGGCCATTACTCTTTATTGTTTCTCTTATCAGTTTTTGTATATGGCTTTTTAGGGTGGAAACTTAACTCGCGCCTTATCTGGCTGTTTGCGCTGGTGTCATTAGGCAGCTGGTTTGGTACCGAAACCGGTTATCAAACCAAGTGGAGTTATTACTTTTTGGGAATGAACTATCCGTTACGGTTTGTGCTTTTCGGGCTGGTGCTTTTAGCCGCCTGTTACATTTTAAAAGGCAGAAAATGGATAGCCCAGTTTTGGGAGCTTACTTATGTAGTGGGTTTACTTTACTTGTTTGTCTCACTATGGTTGATGAGTATTTTTGGCAACTACGGGCAATTAGAGGATTGGCTGCAGGTAAAACAAATTAGCCTTTATTATTGGGGACTCATTGCTATGGCTGTAGCAGCCGGCTTTACTTTTTACGGGCTAAAAACCAAAGATGCCATTGCCCGCGAATTTGGAATTACCTTTGTACTCATTTTTATCTACACCAAATATTTTGAGTATTTGTGGAGCCATATTCCGTACACCCTTTTCTTTGCCATACTGGCCGCGTCATTCTGGTTAATTGGGCGACGGGCAGAGCGCATCTGGAATTTAAATACCTGA
- a CDS encoding bifunctional riboflavin kinase/FAD synthetase translates to MKIYNHIDDFQRLDNAVVTIGTFDGVHQGHRQIIARLKELARQTGGETVILTFFPHPRMIIHPEDQDLKLITTIHERAALLEQLGVDHLIITPFSRDFSNQSAEAYIRDVLVNKIGTRQIIIGYDHRFGKDRQGGLSDLQQAAPVYGFEVIEIPAQDIDHVAVSSTRIREALLKADIEQANNFLGYPFFITGKVIRGNQIGRQIGYPTANLLVEENYKLIPADGIFAVTVQLNDEVFQGMAYIGHRPTINGMTRNIEVNIFDFNRDIYHQVLQMNFIHFVRYDVKFSSLDGLKDQLAQDRLNVLALLNN, encoded by the coding sequence ATGAAAATCTACAACCACATCGACGATTTTCAGCGGCTTGATAACGCTGTAGTTACCATTGGTACCTTTGATGGGGTACACCAGGGGCACCGGCAGATTATTGCCCGCCTTAAAGAGTTAGCCCGGCAAACCGGTGGCGAAACGGTGATTCTTACTTTTTTCCCGCATCCACGGATGATTATTCATCCCGAAGACCAGGATTTAAAACTCATTACCACCATACACGAGCGTGCAGCCTTGTTGGAGCAGTTGGGTGTTGACCATTTAATTATCACGCCTTTTTCGCGCGATTTTTCAAACCAGTCTGCCGAGGCTTATATCAGGGACGTTTTAGTCAATAAAATAGGTACCCGCCAAATCATCATCGGCTACGACCACCGGTTTGGAAAAGACCGGCAGGGTGGTTTGTCTGATTTACAACAAGCGGCACCGGTTTACGGCTTTGAGGTCATCGAAATACCTGCACAGGATATTGACCATGTGGCCGTTAGTTCCACCCGCATACGCGAAGCTTTGTTGAAGGCCGACATTGAACAGGCTAACAACTTTTTGGGTTATCCCTTTTTTATTACCGGCAAGGTTATACGCGGCAACCAGATAGGCCGGCAAATTGGTTACCCAACAGCAAATTTGCTGGTAGAAGAAAATTACAAGCTCATTCCGGCCGATGGTATCTTCGCAGTTACCGTGCAATTAAACGACGAAGTGTTTCAGGGCATGGCCTACATCGGCCACCGGCCAACTATTAACGGCATGACGCGTAACATCGAGGTAAATATATTTGATTTTAACCGGGATATTTACCACCAGGTGCTGCAAATGAACTTTATCCATTTTGTGCGGTATGATGTAAAGTTTTCATCTTTAGACGGGTTAAAAGACCAATTAGCCCAGGATAGGTTAAATGTGCTGGCGCTTTTAAACAACTAA